TTCTCTACGGCGGCAAATTCACCAATCCAGGAAAATTCCAGCGAAGCCAGCATGGGTATGACCGTGAGGGCAACGAGCAGGGAGGCGACGAGCGAATAGGTCACGGTAAGTGCCTGGTCGCGGAATAGTTGCCCGGCAATGCCTTCGACAAAGACAATGGGGACAAAGACGCATATTGTCGTCATTGTAGAAGCCACTACGGCTTGCCCCACTTCAGACCCCCCTTTATTGGTCGCTTCACGCGGACTCAGGCCGCTGTCCTGGTAACGTTGTACGCTTTCGAGTACGACAATTGAGTTGTCAACCAGCATGCCAATTCCCAGGGCAAGACCACCCAGAGACATGATATTGAGACTCACGTCGGATGCGTACATGAGGAAAAATGTCGCAACAACCGAAATGGGAATAGATACGCTGATGATGCCCGTGCTTTTGGGGCTTTGCAAAAACAGATAGAGGACGATAATGGCCAAAAAACCACCCAAAATAGCGGTGTTGAGGACCTCGGAAACCGAGTCTCGAATGAATGTCGATTGATCCGCGACGACCTCCATCCGAGAATTGCCCAGCAAATCGCCGGATGTGCGGCGGAATTGCTCAAGGGCTTCTTTAACGGATTGCGCAACGGTTACGGTGTTGGCATCGCCCTCTTTGTATATGGCCAGTTCGACACTTTCTTGCTGATCAATACGCGTGATTACCGTGCGTTCGCGGTGCCCCCGGGTCACCAACCCCACATCGGCTAATGTGATAATTGTGCCCTGCCGCTGGCCCACCACGATGTCCTGGATTTCTTCTATTGTTTTAAATTCGTTGAATGTGCGAACCAGGTATTCCGCTTCGCCATCTTTGAGTTCTCCGCCTGTCAGATTCACATTTTCCTGGGCTAAGCGATTGACGACCTGAGCGAGTGGAATGCGCAATGCAGCCAGTTTGGGCTGGTCAATCTCAACTTGTATTTCTTCTTCCAGGCCGCCATTGACGCGCACAGATGCGACCCCTTCGAGGCTTTCCATTTCGGGCTTAATTTCTTCTTCGGCCAGGAGGCGTAACGCGATCAGGCTTTCTTCGCCGTAGAGTCCGATGCGCATGATTGGGTCCAGCGAGGGGTCAAATCTCAACAGTACGGGTTTTCTCACGTCCTGTGGCAGGCGCACCTGATCGAGCTTTTCCCGAACATCGAGGGAAGCAAAATCCATGTCCGTACCCCAGGCAAATTCCACAACCACATCCGATATGCCAGGGCGGGAGGTCGATGTTACCCGGATAACCCCATTTACCACACCTACAGATCCCTCAATCGGCTCGGTGATTAAGCGTTCCATCTCCGAGGGAGCCGTGCCTTCGTATTCTGTGCGCACCGTCAGGGTGGGATAGGTGATGTCGGGCAGTAGATTGATCGACAGGCGCTGAAAAGCCACCATGCCAAATAACACTGCCGCAGCCACAAACATCGTTACTGTTACCCGTCGCCGGGTCGAAAATTCAATGAGTTTCATAAGTTTTAATTACCTCGTCCGCCTCGTGCTGGTATCAATCCTTTTTCTCGCATTTCAGTCACAAAAGCGCGGAGTTTTTCCATATTTGTTGCGAGTTCAGGGTCGTCTTTCACGCGTTTTTCATATTCGGCTTTGACTTCGGGGAAGCGCTCGATTATGCGTTTTATACGGTCTGTGGGATCACCGCCACCTTGCCCACCTGCAAATCCTCTGCCCTGTCCACCTTGTCCCATTTGTCCTCGTCCCTGTCTGCCCTGTCCACCTTCACCCATCTGTCCGCGACCCTGTTGTCCACCACCTCGTTGGCCTCTCTGACCCATTTGACCGGTATTGGCATCATCTCCTGCCATAGTGCCACCACCTCGTTGTCCGCCTTGTCCCATCTGCCCGCGTCCTCGTCCCTGCCTTCCCTGTCCATCGCCACCTCGTTGTCCGCCTTCACCCATTTGAACACTTCCACCACGTCCTCGTCCCTGTCTGCCCTGCCCGCCTTGACCCATCTGCCCTCGACCCTGCCTTCCCTGTCCACCGCGTCCGGCAAGTGCGGGGGGTGCGGCTTCTCCGACGAGGCGCACGGAGGAACCCGGTCTCAATCCTTCCTGTCCCACGGTAATGACTTGCTCTCCCTGGGAAAGGCCATTGAGAATCTCTAAGCGGTCGCTATCAGTAAAACCGATTTCGATGCGCCTGCGTTGGGCCTGCCCGCGTCCGGTTTCGGGATCGGTCTCAAAGGTAAATACCTGGTTGCCTTCTCCTTCGAGTACGAGGGCTTTTTTGGGAATGACCAGGGTGTTTATTCGCGTTTCCGTGATGATATAGACCGAGGCAAACATCCCGGGACGCAATAGACTTTTATCTGTTCGAGGTATCTCGACGGTTACTTTGACCGTGCCGCTTTCGGGATCCACCACGGGGCTGATCATTTTCACCGTGCCCGTAAATTCCTTTTCAGGCGCAGCTTCAATAGTAATGCGCGCAGTCTGTCCTACGGTGATTTTACCAAAGTCCTTTTCGGTTACCTGGATGCGTGCAAGCAGAGGATCAAATTTGGCTACAGAGGCCACCACCTGATTGTTGGTGACCATATTGCCCACTTCGATATTTCTCAGCGTCATAATGCCTTCAATGGGTGATCTAATCGCCGTGTAGCTCAAATCGAGTTTGGCCTGTTCGAGTTGTGCTTTGGCAGATTCGAATTGGGTCTTGGCATTTTCATAAGACTGTTTGCTACCCAGGTTGCGCTGAAATAGGGCATCTTCGCGTTCATACCGCTGTTTGGCCTCTTGATAGGCAACTTCTCGTTGCGCGACGCTGATCTGGGCAGCGTCGGCGTCGAGCCTCGCCAGCACAGTACCCTCGCGTACGGGGTCGCCTTCTTCTTTTGAGATCGCGATGACCTGTCCGGGTCTGCGCGCTCGAACGTCAACCCATCTTTCGGCTTCGAGTGTTGTGTTTTTGAGGATATATGCAGAAATATCCCCTTGTTTTACAGTCTCGACCTTGACGGGCGCAGCAGCACCACCACCGCGTCCACCGCGACCACCGCGTCCAGCACGTCCGCCCTGTGCCTGTTGTGCTTCTTCACCGCAGGCAAAGAGCGCGAGAAAAAGCAGAACGAACCATCGGTGTTTGGCTATTTTTTGCATCATCCCTCCGTCTTCTCAAAACTTAAAAATTAAAAGAAAGTAAACAATTACTCACTTATTTTTGCACAAAATTCTTTATCACTCGGCTTTATTGCTGTGAATCCTGTTTCTGTGCTGGGTACGCCGTCGAGTCTCTTGTTCGGCCATCATCTCATCAAATTCTTTTCGCTGTTCAGGTGTCAAAATTTCCCGAATTTGAGCGCGGGTTGTGTTTCTCACTTTTCCAAACTCAGAGCGATAGGCCGTGTTGATATCGACCATGCATTTGCGCCCTTCCTCGAGGATTGTGTCCAGTTGCGCTTTCTGTTTATCTGACAGGTCGAGCTTTGCCACCATTTCAGACATGCGCACTCGCCTTTTTCCAGCATTACCAGACGCAAGACTTTCGTAAACAGTCCCTATCACTGCGCCGAGTAATAAACACAAGACAATCAGGCATGTAAAGCGGAAACGCGAAATAAACATAATAAAAACCTTCTAACGCGTGTTGTCGGATAAGACGAGGTCGAGTACGCGGTCTTTGGAAAAATCATCTTCGGTCAAACTCACAACTTCTCGAACCTCGCGGTCGAGCGAACCCTGTAAAAAAGCATCCAGGGTGACGGGTTCAACATTTCTGTCCAGGCGTTGGGTCAAAAATGCCAGCGAGCCAATGGAGATCAGCAACATTGCGGCAGTGGCGAATTTTTGAAATCCCCATCGGTTCTTCATTCGCGCTACTTCTTCCTGGATTTTTATATCTACGCGCCGCACAAAAAAACGGTCGGGTGCAGGCGGAGACCAGGCGGCAAATAGTTGGCGCATTCGCACCATCTCGGCCAGTTCACGCCTGAGACTGTCAGATGTGCGCAAGAGTATCTCAATTCTGGCTCGATCTGCTTCTGTCAGCGCATCATCGAGATAAGCTGACAACAATTCTCGGTTGATGTCAATGGTGTTGCCTGCGTCCATATCACGCCTCAATCCAGTTGTCGTATTGCACCTGCAAAATTTCGCGGAGTTTTGTTCGTCCTCGAAACAGGCGAGACTTAACGGTTCCTATTGAGCATTTGAGCAATTCGGCAATTTCTTCATAGGTCAGACCTTCAATTTCTCTCAAAACAAAGGTCACGCGGTATTCTTCCGATAGATCGTCCAGGGCGCGTTCGAGAATTTCTTGAAGTTCCCGTTGTTCAACGCGCATATCTGCATTTTGGGGCTGACCCGTCCAGATGCGCGGTGCATCCCAATTTTC
The DNA window shown above is from Gemmatimonadota bacterium and carries:
- a CDS encoding efflux RND transporter periplasmic adaptor subunit, with amino-acid sequence MMQKIAKHRWFVLLFLALFACGEEAQQAQGGRAGRGGRGGRGGGAAAPVKVETVKQGDISAYILKNTTLEAERWVDVRARRPGQVIAISKEEGDPVREGTVLARLDADAAQISVAQREVAYQEAKQRYEREDALFQRNLGSKQSYENAKTQFESAKAQLEQAKLDLSYTAIRSPIEGIMTLRNIEVGNMVTNNQVVASVAKFDPLLARIQVTEKDFGKITVGQTARITIEAAPEKEFTGTVKMISPVVDPESGTVKVTVEIPRTDKSLLRPGMFASVYIITETRINTLVIPKKALVLEGEGNQVFTFETDPETGRGQAQRRRIEIGFTDSDRLEILNGLSQGEQVITVGQEGLRPGSSVRLVGEAAPPALAGRGGQGRQGRGQMGQGGQGRQGRGRGGSVQMGEGGQRGGDGQGRQGRGRGQMGQGGQRGGGTMAGDDANTGQMGQRGQRGGGQQGRGQMGEGGQGRQGRGQMGQGGQGRGFAGGQGGGDPTDRIKRIIERFPEVKAEYEKRVKDDPELATNMEKLRAFVTEMREKGLIPARGGRGN
- a CDS encoding zf-HC2 domain-containing protein is translated as MDAGNTIDINRELLSAYLDDALTEADRARIEILLRTSDSLRRELAEMVRMRQLFAAWSPPAPDRFFVRRVDIKIQEEVARMKNRWGFQKFATAAMLLISIGSLAFLTQRLDRNVEPVTLDAFLQGSLDREVREVVSLTEDDFSKDRVLDLVLSDNTR